One Buteo buteo chromosome 5, bButBut1.hap1.1, whole genome shotgun sequence DNA window includes the following coding sequences:
- the INHBB gene encoding inhibin beta B chain: MDGAARRGVLAALLACGLLLLGAAATPTPPAPAGGSPQDTCTSCGFRRPEEPGKVDGDFLEAVKRHILSRLQMRDRPNITHAVPKAAMVTALRKLHAGKVREDGRVEIPSLDGQASAGPPAHDPVSEIISFAETDDLASSRVRLYFFISNEGNQNLFVVQASLWLYLKLLPYVLEKGSRRKVRVKVYFQDPDTSNKWNVVEKKVDLKRSGWHTFPMTEAIQALFERGERRLNLDVQCEGCEEYSVLPIYVDPGEESHRPFLVVQARLADNKHRIRKRGLECDGRTNLCCRQQFYIDFRLIGWNDWIIAPSGYYGNYCEGSCPAYLAGVPGSASSFHTAVVNQYRMRGLNPGTVNSCCIPTKLSTMSMLYFDDEYNIVKRDVPNMIVEECGCA, encoded by the exons ATGGACGGGGCGGCTCGCCGGGGGGTGCTGGCCGCGCTGCTGGCCTGcgggctgctcctgctgggcGCCGCGGCCACCCCGaccccgccggcccccgccggcgGCTCCCCGCAGGACACATGCACCTCCTGCGGCTTCCGGCGGCCCGAGGAGCCGGGCAAGGTGGACGGGGATTTCCTGGAGGCGGTGAAGAGGCACATCCTGAGCCGGCTGCAGATGCGGGACCGGCCCAACATCACGCACGCCGTGCCCAAGGCGGCCATGGTCACGGCGCTGCGCAAGCTGCACGCCGGCAAGGTGCGGGAGGACGGCCGCGTGGAGATCCCCAGCCTGGACGGGCAGGCGAGCGCCGGGCCCCCGGCCCACGACCCCGTCTCCGAGATCATCAGCTTCGCCGAGACAG ACGATCTGGCCTCATCTAGAGTCCGCCTCTATTTCTTCATCTCGAATGAAGGGAACCAGAACTTGTTTGTCGTTCAAGCCAGCCTGTGGCTTTACTTGAAGCTGCTTCCATATGTCTTAGAGAAAGGCAGCAGGCGAAAAGTAAGAGTCAAAGTCTATTTCCAAGACCCGGACACTAGCAACAAGTGGAATGTGGTTGAAAAGAAAGTTGATCTCAAAAGAAGTGGTTGGCACACTTTTCCCATGACAGAGGCGATCCAGGCTCTGtttgagagaggagaaaggagactGAACTTGGATGTTCAATGTGAGGGCTGTGAAGAGTATTCAGTGCTGCCAATTTATGTGGACCCCGGGGAGGAATCCCACCGGCCTTTTTTAGTGGTGCAAGCCCGCCTCGCCGATAACAAACACAGGATCCGGAAAAGAGGCCTGGAGTGCGATGGCAGGACCAATCTATGTTGCAGGCAACAGTTTTACATTGACTTTAGACTCATTGGGTGGAATGACTGGATCATAGCACCATCAGGTTACTATGGGAATTACTGTGAAGGGAGCTGCCCGGCCTACTTGGCCGGCGTCCCGGGGTCGGCTTCCTCCTTTCACACCGCCGTCGTGAATCAGTACCGAATGCGGGGGCTGAACCCGGGCACCGTGAACTCCTGTTGCATTCCAACCAAACTTAGCACAATGTCAATGCTGTACTTTGATGATGAATACAACATTGTGAAAAGGGACGTTCCCAATATGATTGTGGAAGAATGTGGTTGTGCTTGA